Below is a window of Leisingera sp. S132 DNA.
GATACCGTTCTCTGCGCTCGAGCTGCGTTTCCGCGGCGGCACGTCTCTGGATGCGCCAGGCAAGCGCGGCGGGGTCTATCTGATGACAGGTTTGCTGGAGGAAGGCTCGGGTGATCTGCGCGCTCAAGATTATGCGCGGGCGCTGGAATCCCTTGCCGCTGATTTCAACTACGACGCAGACAAGGATTCGGTTTCTATCTCTGCCCGCTTCCTGACTGAAAACCGCGATGATGCCGTTGCGCTTTTGCGCCAGACTCTTTTTGAGCCGCGGTTCGATCAGGATGCGCTGGACCGGGTGCGGGCCCAGGTTCTGGCAGGGCTGCGCTCTGACGCCAAGAACCCAAACGATATTGCCGGTTTGGCATTCGCTAAAATGGCCTATGGTGATCACCCCTATGGCAGCGATGGCAAGGGCACATTGGACTCGGTTGCCGCGCTCAGCCGCCAGGACATATTCGACGCCTATGAGGCGGTTTTTGCCCGCGACAGGCTCTATGTCAGTGCTGTGGGCGACATCACGGCCGAGGAACTCGGCGGATTGCTCGATGGCCTTCTGAGTGCGCTGCCGGACAAAGGCGCGCCAATTCCAGGACCCGCCGACGTGACGATTGAGGGCGGCGTGACCGTTGTCGATTTTGAAACACCGCAATCAGTTGCGCTGTTTGGCCAGAAGGGAATCGAACGCGAGCACCCGGATTTCTTCACCGCCTATGTCATGAACCAGATCCTGGGCGGAGGTTCCTTTGAAACCCGGCTGATGACTGAAGTGCGGGAGAAGCGCGGGCTGACCTACGGGGTCTATTCCTATCTGGTTCCGCGGGATCTGGCTGCGGTCTACATGGGGTCCGTTGCCTCCGCCAACGGTAAGATGGCAGAGGCAGTGGAGGTGATCCGCAATGAGTGGCGCCGCATGGCCGAAGAAGGCGTGACGGAGAAGGAACTGAGGGACGCCAAGACCTACCTTACCGGCGCCTACCCTCTGCGGTTCGACGGCAACAGCCAAATCGCTGCGATCCTTGCGGGAATGCAGATGGATGACCTGCCGGTCAGTTATGTGGAGACCCGCAACGACCGGATTAACGCGGTGACGCTGGAGGACGTGAAGCGCTTTGCTGCAGAATTCCTGGACCCGGACGGGCTGCATTTCACCATCGCAGGCCGTCCGGAAGGTTTGGAAACCACCAACTGATCCGGGGCCGGTGCCGACAAACTCCCCGCTTGCTGCCTTTCCCTAGCACGCCGCCGCCCACGGCGGCTGCGTGCTGCCGCTTTCCCTTTCATTTTGCCTGAAACTCCTGTATGGGCGGGCCTGTCTGAGACGATGTGCCAAGGCCCCGGCACGCGAAAGAAAGATAGATGGGGCCGGCGGCAATGGGGCCGCCACGCAAACGGGAGACCCGGAGGGCCGGGAGTGCTCCCAATTAGGATACGCTAGATGTTTAACGTTTCGAAAAAATCGATGCAGTGGGGCGAAGAGACGCTCACACTGGAAACCGGCAAGGTTGCCCGCCAGGCTGATGGCTCTGTGATTGCCACCCTCGGCGAAACCTCGGTCATGGCCAACGTGACCTTTGCCCGTCAGCAGAAGCCCGGCCAGGACTTCTTTCCGCTGACCGTGCACTACCAGGAAAAATACTATGCCGCGGGCAAGGTGCCCGGCGGATTCTTCAAGCGCGAAGCGCGCCCGACCGAAAAAGAAACCCTGACTGCGCGCCTGATCGACCGTCCGATCCGCCCGCTGTTCGTCCCCGGCTTCAAGAACGAAGTGCTGGTGATGTGCACCGTGCTGAGCCACGATCTGGTCAACGACCCGGATATCGTTGCAATGATCGCGGCTTCCGCAGCTCTGACCATCTCCGGCGCGCCGTTCATGGGCCCGATCGCCGGTGCCCGCGTCGGTTTTGTTGACGGCGAATACGTGCTGAACCCGACTGTTGACGACATGCAGGACCTGCGCCTCAACCCCGAGCAGCGCCTGGACCTGGTCGTGGCCGGCACCAAGAACGCCGTGATGATGGTGGAATCGGAAGCCTACGAGCTGACCGAAGCTGAGATGCTGGGCGCGGTGAACTTTGCGCATGAGCAGATCCAGCCGGTGATCGACCTGATCATTGCGTTGGCTGAAGAAGCCGCAAACGAGCCCTTCGACTTCCAGGCACCGGATTACTCCGAGCTGTATGAAGCCGTGAAGGCCGCCGGCGAGACCGAGATGCGCGCCGCCTTTGCGATCACCGACAAGCAGGAGCGCACTGCCGCTGTTGCCGCTGCTCGTGAGACCATCAAGGCAGCTCTGACCGAAGAGCAGCTGGAAGACTCCAACCTCGGCTCTGCGATGAAGAAGCTCGAGGCCAGCATCTTGCGCGGTGACGTCGTCAAGGGCGGCAAGCGTATCGACGGCCG
It encodes the following:
- a CDS encoding pitrilysin family protein, which codes for MNMLKYMAAGLVACFMSLPAWAEIKIQEVVSPGGITAWLVEDHSIPFSALELRFRGGTSLDAPGKRGGVYLMTGLLEEGSGDLRAQDYARALESLAADFNYDADKDSVSISARFLTENRDDAVALLRQTLFEPRFDQDALDRVRAQVLAGLRSDAKNPNDIAGLAFAKMAYGDHPYGSDGKGTLDSVAALSRQDIFDAYEAVFARDRLYVSAVGDITAEELGGLLDGLLSALPDKGAPIPGPADVTIEGGVTVVDFETPQSVALFGQKGIEREHPDFFTAYVMNQILGGGSFETRLMTEVREKRGLTYGVYSYLVPRDLAAVYMGSVASANGKMAEAVEVIRNEWRRMAEEGVTEKELRDAKTYLTGAYPLRFDGNSQIAAILAGMQMDDLPVSYVETRNDRINAVTLEDVKRFAAEFLDPDGLHFTIAGRPEGLETTN